The Dethiosulfovibrio salsuginis genome has a window encoding:
- a CDS encoding ABC transporter ATP-binding protein encodes MNGTALLEVRDLCVEVEGQPVLKGVSLDIGEGEIHAVFGPNGSGKTTLLGSIMGLGKYDITCGSILFKGQDITGFSVDQRASLGIGMSFQRPPTIHGVRLRSLLELCESDKEEIETLAESLNVLPFLDREVNAGLSGGELKRVELLQLLLQRPDLVFLDEPESGVDLENMALIGRASASVLGRERPLVCGPGCDGSSCHRELSIKEMKERRHKAGLLITHTGNIMDYVNVDRGHVMMDGKIVCSGNAREILSEIRRSGYSECFRCMIKEEVKR; translated from the coding sequence ATGAACGGAACAGCTTTGTTGGAGGTCCGAGACCTGTGCGTCGAGGTAGAGGGACAGCCGGTCCTCAAAGGGGTCTCCCTGGACATAGGGGAAGGGGAGATCCACGCCGTCTTCGGTCCCAACGGCTCCGGTAAGACCACCCTTCTGGGCAGCATAATGGGGCTTGGCAAATACGATATCACCTGTGGTTCCATCCTCTTCAAGGGACAGGATATCACAGGTTTTTCCGTGGACCAACGGGCTAGCTTAGGAATTGGGATGTCTTTTCAGAGGCCTCCTACCATCCACGGCGTAAGGCTTAGGTCCCTTCTGGAGCTCTGTGAGTCGGACAAAGAGGAGATAGAGACCTTGGCGGAAAGCCTCAACGTGTTGCCTTTTTTGGACAGAGAGGTAAACGCCGGCCTTTCCGGCGGAGAGCTGAAGAGGGTGGAGCTGCTTCAGCTGCTCCTTCAGAGGCCCGACCTGGTGTTTTTGGACGAGCCCGAGTCAGGGGTCGATCTCGAGAACATGGCCTTAATCGGCAGAGCCTCTGCGTCGGTGCTGGGCCGAGAGAGACCTCTCGTATGCGGTCCTGGATGTGACGGATCCTCCTGTCACAGAGAGCTTTCCATAAAGGAGATGAAGGAAAGACGGCACAAGGCGGGGCTCCTCATAACCCACACGGGAAATATAATGGACTACGTCAACGTCGACAGAGGCCACGTCATGATGGACGGCAAGATAGTATGTTCGGGAAACGCCAGGGAGATACTGTCCGAGATACGCCGAAGCGGCTATTCCGAGTGCTTCCGCTGCATGATAAAAGAAGAGGTGAAAAGATGA
- a CDS encoding HDOD domain-containing protein yields the protein MTKITVDRLRRGMVLSSDVVDRSGLKLLPSGTVITDHYMQSLREWGIYQVEVVDRQDRGQGQGDDMISRGIKVAKKFSPLPMDDPLVSYLYDRALKRPVDPTKGESFISRPVGSRGKGIPSYLSVMQLLESHPDLVSLPDVYYRIVECLKSPISSSSDLAAVVGMDTNLTARLLRLVNSPVYSPSSPVNTVARAITLLGAKQLSTLALGVSVISIFDDLSPEYLTMEEFWRHSLATAIIAKLIAKDLKLDQELLFTGGTLHDLGRLIMVERMPFQMEAAIYLSYSKQTPLYEAEREAVGFDHGRVGGKLLKMWGIPDPLQSIVRFHHNPAMAKGLELEANVIALSDMIAIALDIGTSGSKVMPPMKFSGKIAPWLSPEHLDRWIDQAESQIDGAMEFFSFGSNRPSQTHKPLV from the coding sequence ATGACCAAGATAACCGTAGATCGACTTAGAAGAGGGATGGTCCTGTCCAGCGACGTCGTAGACCGATCTGGCCTGAAGCTGCTCCCCAGCGGTACGGTGATAACGGACCACTATATGCAAAGCCTCAGGGAGTGGGGGATATATCAGGTTGAGGTGGTGGACAGGCAGGACAGGGGACAGGGGCAAGGAGACGATATGATCTCCAGGGGAATAAAGGTAGCGAAGAAATTTTCGCCCCTCCCGATGGATGACCCTTTGGTATCCTATCTCTACGACAGAGCGTTAAAAAGGCCTGTGGACCCGACCAAAGGAGAGAGCTTTATATCCCGTCCGGTAGGCTCCAGAGGCAAAGGGATTCCTTCCTACCTGTCGGTCATGCAGCTGCTGGAGAGCCATCCCGACCTGGTGTCGCTGCCGGACGTCTATTACCGCATCGTAGAGTGCCTAAAGTCACCGATAAGCTCCTCCTCCGACCTAGCGGCGGTGGTCGGGATGGACACCAATCTGACCGCCAGGCTCCTCAGGTTGGTCAATAGCCCTGTTTACTCTCCCTCTTCGCCGGTGAACACGGTGGCTAGGGCAATTACCCTTTTAGGGGCTAAACAGCTTTCCACCCTCGCTTTAGGGGTTTCGGTTATATCGATTTTCGACGACCTGTCCCCGGAATACCTCACCATGGAGGAATTCTGGCGTCACTCACTGGCGACAGCCATAATAGCCAAGCTGATAGCTAAGGACCTTAAGCTGGATCAGGAGCTTCTCTTCACCGGTGGAACCCTTCACGACCTCGGAAGGCTGATCATGGTAGAGAGGATGCCCTTTCAGATGGAGGCGGCTATATACCTCTCCTATTCAAAGCAGACCCCGCTCTACGAGGCGGAGAGGGAGGCCGTAGGGTTCGATCACGGAAGGGTAGGGGGAAAACTGCTGAAAATGTGGGGCATTCCCGATCCACTCCAGTCTATCGTCAGATTTCACCATAACCCCGCCATGGCCAAAGGGTTGGAGCTGGAGGCCAACGTCATAGCCCTGTCGGACATGATAGCTATAGCTCTGGATATAGGGACCAGCGGTAGCAAGGTCATGCCTCCTATGAAGTTTTCCGGCAAAATCGCTCCCTGGCTGTCGCCGGAACACCTGGACAGATGGATCGATCAGGCGGAAAGCCAGATAGATGGGGCGATGGAGTTCTTCAGCTTCGGATCAAACCGACCTTCACAAACCCACAAGCCCCTTGTATAA